A window of Variovorax paradoxus EPS genomic DNA:
GCCACTGGCGGGATGCGCCTACAGGCACGGAGATCGAGTACTGGCTCGCAACCGATGCGGGGCCGATCAAAGTGGTCCTGCCCTCCCAGACCTCTGTCGCATTCGTCGCGACGCAGCACAGGTCGCAGGTGGAAGCGCACCTCGCAACCATGCCGGGCATGGAAATACGTGAGCTCGCGCTGAAGACCTTCCACCAGGAACCCGTCGTCGGCATCTATGCGAAGCACTTCCGCCAGCTCGGCCGGCTGGCACGCGCTCTTCAGGCGCAGAACATTCCCCTGCTCGAAGCCGATGTGCGCCCGCACGACCGCTACCTGATGGAGCGCTTCATCACCGCCGGCGTGCTGGTGGAGGGCGGGCAGTCAAACGGCGCCACCATCGTCGATTGCAGGCTCAAGCCCGCGCCCGAGTACCGGCCGGCGCTGAAGGTGGTGTCGCTGGACATCGAGACGAGCCAGCACGAGGCGCTCTATTCCATTGCGCTGGATGGTTTGCCGGACCGCGTCGTCTTCATGCTGGGCGAGCCGCCGCGTGAATCCAGCGAACCAGATGAGCCGGGTGAGCCCATGGACTTCGCGCTCATCTATTGCCCGACCCGCAAGGCCATCATCGAGAAGCTCAACGACTGGTTCGAGCGGAACGACCCGGACGTCCTCATCGGCTGGAACGTCATTCAGTTCGACCTGCGGGTGCTGCAGAAAACGGCCAACGAATGCGGCGTACCGCTCCTTCTGGGGCGGGAGCGCCGGCCCATCGAATGGCGCACGCACCCTGGCAAGCAGGGCTACCTCTTCGCACCCACGCCGGGCCGCGTGATCATCGATGGCATCGACGCGCTGAAGGCTGCGGTATGGAGCTTTCCTTCGTTCAGCCTCGAGACCGTCTCGCAGACGCTGCTGGGCGAAGGCAAGGCCATCGGCGACCACTACGACAAGATGACCGAGATCGAGCGGCGCTACCAGGAAGACAAGCCCGGGCTCGCGCTCTACAACATCCGCGACTGCGAACTCGTCCTGCGCATCTTCGAGAAGGCGAAGCTGCTGCAGTTCGTGATGGAGCGCGCACAGACCACGGGCCTTCCGGCCGACCACTTCGGCGGCTCCATTGCCGCGTTCAGCCACCACTACCTGCCGCGCATGCATCGCCTGGGCTACGTGGCGCCGAGCGTCGGCGAGATTGCGAGCAAGGCCTATCCCGGCGGCTACGTGATGGACTCGAAGCCGGGGTTCTACGACTCAGTCGTGGTGCTGGACTACAAGAGCCTCTACCCCTCGATCATTCGCACCTTTCTTGTAGACCCGGTGGGCTTCGTGGAAGGCACCCATGCCGCCGACCCGGCGACAACCGTCAAGGGGCCGCAAGGAACCGTCTTCTCGCGCGAGAAGCACTGCCTTCCGGAAATCGTGACCACGCTCTGGCACGCGCGAGACGAAGCCAAGCGGGTGAAGAACGAGCCGCTGTCGCAGGCGCTGAAGCTGCTCATGAATTCCTTCGCCGGCGTGCTGGGTGCGACCGACTGCCGCTTCTTCAATCCCAAGCTGGTGTCCGCCATCACGCTTCGCGGGCACGAGATGATGAAGCTCACACGGGAGTTCGTGGAGAAGCGCGGGTACGTCGCGATCTACGGCGACACCGACTCCATCTTCATCTGGCTCAAGCGCACCCACACCAACGAAGAAGCGCACGCCATCGCGGCGACGCTGGCGAGAGACATCAACGCGTGGTGGACGCAGACCCTTCGGGAACAACATGGCCTCGCGAACTTCCTCGAGATCGAGTTCGACACCCACTACAAGAAGTTCTTCATGCCGACCATCCGCGGCTCGGAGGTGGGCAGCAAGAAGCGGTATGCAGGCCTCGGCGTCGATGCCAAGGGCAAGGAAGAGATGGTCTACCGCGGCCTGGAGATGGCTCGCAGCGACTGGACCCCGCTGGCGCGCCGGTTCCAGGAGGGGCTGCTCTCGCGCATCTTCCACGACGAGCCTTACAAGGAATTCGTGACCGACTATGCAGATGCGTTGCTGGCGGGCGAGATGGACGAGCTGCTCGTCTATCGCAAGCGCCTGCGCCACCGCCTCGATGCCTACCAGGTCAACGTGCCGCCGCAGGTGCGCGCGGCAAGAGTTGCCGATGACTACAACGCCCAGCTCGGGCGCCCGAAGCAATACCAGAACGGCGGCTGGATCCGGTACGTCATGAC
This region includes:
- a CDS encoding DNA polymerase II, which gives rise to MTSTDLNGFILTRHWRDAPTGTEIEYWLATDAGPIKVVLPSQTSVAFVATQHRSQVEAHLATMPGMEIRELALKTFHQEPVVGIYAKHFRQLGRLARALQAQNIPLLEADVRPHDRYLMERFITAGVLVEGGQSNGATIVDCRLKPAPEYRPALKVVSLDIETSQHEALYSIALDGLPDRVVFMLGEPPRESSEPDEPGEPMDFALIYCPTRKAIIEKLNDWFERNDPDVLIGWNVIQFDLRVLQKTANECGVPLLLGRERRPIEWRTHPGKQGYLFAPTPGRVIIDGIDALKAAVWSFPSFSLETVSQTLLGEGKAIGDHYDKMTEIERRYQEDKPGLALYNIRDCELVLRIFEKAKLLQFVMERAQTTGLPADHFGGSIAAFSHHYLPRMHRLGYVAPSVGEIASKAYPGGYVMDSKPGFYDSVVVLDYKSLYPSIIRTFLVDPVGFVEGTHAADPATTVKGPQGTVFSREKHCLPEIVTTLWHARDEAKRVKNEPLSQALKLLMNSFAGVLGATDCRFFNPKLVSAITLRGHEMMKLTREFVEKRGYVAIYGDTDSIFIWLKRTHTNEEAHAIAATLARDINAWWTQTLREQHGLANFLEIEFDTHYKKFFMPTIRGSEVGSKKRYAGLGVDAKGKEEMVYRGLEMARSDWTPLARRFQEGLLSRIFHDEPYKEFVTDYADALLAGEMDELLVYRKRLRHRLDAYQVNVPPQVRAARVADDYNAQLGRPKQYQNGGWIRYVMTQSGPEPMENRQSRIDYEHYLAKQLQPIADALLQPMGESFMALTTAQQGLF